One stretch of Gadus macrocephalus chromosome 12, ASM3116895v1 DNA includes these proteins:
- the LOC132469300 gene encoding retinoic acid-induced protein 2-like, translated as MANPQPDGGRAGEETAGKVEDADSWEVSPSGPTKGGAPPSLVETPPSPAASASQGGVALKVGGPGVLQPFCLGEGPLMLPIHLQMAGGAGAPLGPMGASPCFLTGGGALSLPLVLDQQLLQHLGSGLLPQGLLPQGLPLQSNMLIQNASLSFGPPPPPPPLDQKPSGGGHFQDANVLALLQNPAFAALLQDLFSSQTGSSSFQAGPGHAPADSFANATFFAPPPPGSHPYSSPLAPLVPPATLLVPYPVVIPLPVPLPIPLPIPVPVPPAEDSKGSVPRAVCTVSRGTQTAAAVPPSPSLPAAAAGPPPLAPSSPPPADGEALDLSVRTCPLQPKLEPPCLQDDVLDLSVPRAAVALSCVAHRATHDSGSAALALGVLRPVECSGGVGSTLLRGLTASLEFSRKHKWLVEGGAAGAGAAGKLELVGSSQTTKVIVSVKDAIPAILCGKLKGLSGVSTKNFSIKRDGAQAAGGGAALQQLCGGAAARGQGEPPDSGNPHRKLAKSRAVKLKKVSGQEIHLVPIKKQRLAAYLPRK; from the coding sequence ATGGCGAACCCCCAGCCCGACGGCGGCCGCGCCGGAGAGGAGACGGCCGGGAAGGTGGAGGACGCCGACTCCTGGGAGGTGTCCCCCAGCGGGCCGACCAAGGGGGGAGCTCCGCCCTCCCTGGTGgagacccctccctcccccgccgccTCGGCCAGCCAGGGGGGCGTGGCCCTCAAGGTGGGGGGCCCCGGCGTGCTGCAGCCCTTCTGCCTGGGCGAGGGGCCCCTCATGCTGCCCATCCACCTGCAGATGGCCGGGGGGGCCGGCGCCCCGCTGGGCCCGATGGGGGCGTCGCCCTGCTTCCTGACGGGCGGGGGGGCGCTCTCGCTGCCCCTGGTCCTGGACCAGCAGCTGCTCCAGCACCTGGGCTCCGGTCTGCTGCCCCAGGGCCTCCTGCCCCAGGGCCTCCCGCTGCAGAGCAACATGCTGATCCAGAACGCCTCGCTCTCCTtcggcccgccgccgccgccgccgccactcgACCAGAAGCCCTCGGGGGGGGGCCACTTCCAGGACGCCAACGTGCTCGCCCTGCTCCAGAACCCGGCCTTCGCCGCCCTCCTGCAGGACCTCTTCTCGTCCCAGACCGGCTCCTCCTCGTTCCAGGCGGGCCCCGGCCACGCGCCGGCGGACTCCTTCGCCAACGCCACCTTcttcgctcctcctcctccggggtcGCACCCCTACAGCTCGCCGCTGGCCCCGCTGGTGCCCCCCGCCACGCTGCTGGTCCCGTACCCGGTGGTCATCCCCCTGCCGGTGCCCCTGCCCATCCCGCTGCCCATCCCCGTCCCCGTGCCCCCGGCCGAGGACTCCAAGGGCAGCGTGCCCCGAGCCGTCTGCACCGTGAGCCGGGGCACGcagaccgccgccgccgtcccccCCTCGCCGTcgctccccgccgccgccgccggaccGCCGCCTCTCGCCCCGTCCTCGCCGCCCCCGGCCGACGGGGAGGCCCTGGACCTGTCGGTGCGGACCTGCCCCCTGCAGCCCAAGCTGGAGCCCCCCTGTCTGCAGGACGACGTGCTGGACCTGTCGGTGCCCAGGGCGGCGGTCGCGCTGTCGTGCGTCGCCCACAGGGCGACGCACGACAGCGGGAGCGCCGCCCTGGCGCTGGGCGTCCTGCGGCCGGTGGAGTGCTCCGGGGGCGTGGGCTCCACGCTGCTGCGCGGCCTGACGGCGTCGCTCGAGTTCAGCCGCAAACACAAGTGGCTGGTGGagggcggggcggcgggggcgggcgcCGCGGGGAAGCTGGAGCTGGTCGGCAGCTCGCAGACCACCAAGGTCATCGTGTCGGTGAAGGACGCCATCCCCGCCATCCTCTGCGGGAAGCTGAAGGGTCTGTCGGGGGTGTCCACCAAGAACTTCTCCATCAAGCGGGACGGCGCCCaggcggcggggggcggggccgccctgcagcagctgtgcgggggggcggcggcccgCGGCCAGGGGGAGCCGCCCGACTCGGGGAACCCCCACCGGAAGCTGGCCAAGAGCAGGGCCGTCAAGCTGAAGAAGGTCAGCGGCCAGGAGATCCACCTCGTCCCCATCAAGAAGCAGCGCCTCGCCGCGTACCTCCCCAGGAagtga